Proteins from a single region of Palaemon carinicauda isolate YSFRI2023 chromosome 1, ASM3689809v2, whole genome shotgun sequence:
- the LOC137642691 gene encoding peritrophin-1-like — MALNRALVLMMIVGVAVTAQATDSSEETEFEPVEAPAVKTLIEGCTVSCDKDYRPHPSDCRKFLQCTSSGALEMPCAQGTVWDQSQLRCEHEASIPCKVGLYKYPSGDKCPGKCQFECPRESGRFPHPRDCRRFFRCRNGVASYRTCKNGKYFDEVTATCVDAAYATCSASFDADC, encoded by the exons ATGGCTTTGAATAGGGCTTTAGTCTTGATGATGATTGTGGGTGTGGCTGTCACAGCACAAGCAACTGACA GTTCAGAAGAGACGGAATTCGAACCAGTGGAAGCCCCTGCTGTTAAGACCCTCATTGAGGGCTGCACTGTCTCTTGTGATAAAGACTACCGCCCACATCCTTCCGATTGCCGCAAGTTCCTCCAGTGTACATCCTCCGGTGCTCTGGAAATGCCCTGCGCTCAAGGAACTGTCTGGGACCAGAGTCAACTGAGATGCGAGCACGAAGCCTCCATCCCCTGCAAAGTGGGACTGTACAAATACCCGTCTGGAGATAAGTGCCCTGGGAAGTGTCAGTTTGAATGCCCAAGGGAATCAGGCCGCTTCCCTCACCCGAGGGACTGTCGTCGCTTCTTCAGATGTAGGAACGGCGTCGCCTCGTATAGGACTTGCAAAAATGGTAAATACTTCGACGAAGTGACCGCCACTTGCGTCGACGCAGCCTATGCCACCTGCAGTGCCTCCTTTGATGCTGATTGTTAG